In Geoalkalibacter sp., a single genomic region encodes these proteins:
- a CDS encoding caspase family protein, which produces MARQDYAILVGISQYPNPGFPPLQGPPRDVERFRRWLIDPQGGDVDPQNITVIVSPDPLPPVAPEQAPPQFTDFQVAFQHLITNGGGSLQFHGDSRLYLYFSGHGFCEIRNQMPQAAIYAANASRLFNWNIAGTLYALWAKEAAVFGEIVLVMDCCRDAEATKLMLNPPLPVIVNPGAARNVKLFCVYAAPKGGKAQERPIAELNNEVHSLLTHVLLDALRHAPPDAEGRITGQMLKNYIENAWPAACGPIPADPPEIYIPPTGDIVFFHRPPARLTQALILSKWAPGDRLEIHDGRNQLLASLSLPASDVGEVEVVWADQSRETLAFSNGVLRLPLPAGLYRASLRGAAGERRQLFQAGGEDVRL; this is translated from the coding sequence ATGGCGCGCCAGGATTACGCCATTCTGGTGGGCATCAGCCAGTATCCCAATCCGGGGTTTCCGCCCCTGCAGGGGCCGCCGCGCGACGTCGAGCGCTTTCGCCGGTGGCTGATCGATCCCCAGGGCGGCGATGTGGATCCCCAAAACATCACCGTCATCGTTTCTCCCGACCCCCTGCCGCCCGTGGCGCCCGAGCAGGCGCCGCCCCAGTTCACTGATTTCCAGGTGGCCTTCCAGCACCTTATCACCAACGGCGGCGGCTCCCTGCAGTTTCACGGCGACAGCCGCCTCTATCTGTATTTCTCCGGGCACGGCTTTTGCGAGATCCGCAACCAGATGCCCCAGGCGGCGATCTACGCCGCCAACGCCAGCCGTCTGTTCAACTGGAACATCGCCGGTACTTTATATGCCCTGTGGGCCAAGGAGGCGGCGGTGTTCGGCGAGATCGTGCTGGTCATGGACTGCTGCCGCGACGCCGAGGCGACCAAGCTGATGCTCAATCCGCCCCTGCCGGTGATCGTCAATCCCGGCGCGGCGCGCAACGTCAAGCTGTTTTGCGTCTACGCCGCGCCCAAGGGCGGCAAGGCCCAGGAGCGGCCCATCGCCGAACTCAACAACGAGGTGCACAGCCTGCTCACCCATGTGCTGCTCGATGCCCTGCGTCATGCGCCGCCCGATGCCGAGGGCAGGATCACCGGACAAATGCTCAAGAACTACATCGAGAACGCCTGGCCCGCCGCCTGCGGCCCGATCCCCGCCGATCCCCCGGAAATCTACATTCCGCCCACCGGCGATATCGTCTTTTTCCACCGCCCGCCCGCGCGCCTGACGCAGGCCCTGATCCTGAGCAAATGGGCGCCCGGCGATCGGCTGGAGATCCATGACGGGCGCAACCAGCTGTTGGCAAGCCTTAGCCTGCCCGCGTCGGATGTCGGCGAAGTGGAGGTGGTGTGGGCCGACCAGAGCAGGGAAACCCTGGCGTTCAGCAACGGCGTCCTGCGTCTGCCCCTGCCGGCGGGGCTTTACCGGGCGAGCCTGCGCGGCGCGGCCGGGGAGCGTCGGCAGCTGTTTCAGGCGGGAGGTGAAGATGTCCGACTCTAA
- a CDS encoding AbrB/MazE/SpoVT family DNA-binding domain-containing protein produces the protein MAQERKRPGREKPVWEEGHDVEQTSASMPMWNYLNEARLSAGHPAVLGAELTLGGRWRMVSYVCLTLWEGSMSVTTRLSSKGQVIIPRQVRAAHQWESGQELEVIDAGDGVLLKPKKPFPETTLAEVAGSLGFHGKTRTMEDMEEAIRRAARESERDRR, from the coding sequence ATGGCGCAAGAAAGGAAACGTCCCGGGCGGGAAAAGCCTGTCTGGGAAGAAGGACACGACGTCGAACAGACAAGTGCATCGATGCCGATGTGGAATTACTTAAACGAGGCAAGGCTTTCGGCTGGCCATCCGGCCGTTCTAGGTGCGGAATTGACACTCGGCGGCCGGTGGCGTATGGTATCTTACGTTTGTCTTACTTTGTGGGAGGGCAGCATGAGCGTAACAACCCGACTTTCCAGCAAAGGGCAGGTGATCATCCCCCGGCAGGTGCGGGCCGCGCATCAATGGGAAAGCGGCCAGGAATTGGAAGTGATCGATGCGGGCGACGGCGTGCTTCTAAAGCCGAAAAAACCCTTTCCCGAAACCACCTTGGCCGAAGTGGCCGGCTCCCTTGGCTTCCACGGCAAAACCAGAACGATGGAAGACATGGAGGAGGCGATTCGCAGAGCCGCCAGGGAGTCGGAACGTGATCGCCGTTGA
- a CDS encoding type II toxin-antitoxin system VapC family toxin: MIAVDTNIVVRLLTGDDPSQLEKAREVFTGAEIFIPETVILETEWVLRYAYDLSPATIHDGLLRLFGLPNLVLRDARAISQALEGYRAGMDFADALHLATCGHCATLFTFDKKFVRSAAGSFQCKVRHP; the protein is encoded by the coding sequence GTGATCGCCGTTGACACCAACATCGTCGTGAGATTGCTGACGGGCGACGACCCTTCCCAGTTGGAAAAGGCACGGGAGGTCTTCACTGGGGCGGAGATTTTCATCCCCGAAACCGTGATTCTCGAGACCGAATGGGTGCTGCGCTACGCCTACGATCTGTCTCCGGCCACCATTCACGACGGCTTGCTGCGTCTTTTCGGACTCCCCAACCTTGTCCTGCGCGATGCCCGCGCCATCTCCCAAGCCTTGGAGGGTTATCGCGCCGGGATGGATTTCGCCGACGCCCTGCATCTGGCGACCTGCGGTCACTGCGCGACGCTTTTCACTTTCGATAAAAAGTTTGTGCGTTCTGCTGCCGGTTCGTTCCAATGCAAGGTCCGGCATCCGTGA